The DNA region CAAGACCACCAACGGCACCAAGACACTCGATGAGGCGTCCTTGACGCGGGCACGTCGGCTGGTCGGGCTGAAGGGCTACGTCACCAACATCCCCGCAGGCGTGATGGACCCCGACGAGGTCATCGGCAGCTACCACGACCTGTGGCGCGTTGAGCAGTCGTTCCGGATGTCCAAGACCGACCTACGCGCCCGGCCGATGTTCCACCACAAGCGCGAATCGATCGAAGCCCACCTCACCATCGTGTTCGCCGCGCTCGCCGTCGCGCGCTACCTCCAGCAACGCAGCGGCGTCAGCATCAAGAAGCTCGTCCAGACCCTGCGCCCGCTGCAGGAGATCACAGTCAGCGTCGCCGGCCAGTCGATCGCCGCCCAACCACAGATCCCGCCCGAGGCCCAAGAACTCATCGACCGCGTGACCCACTAAGTCTGTGCAACTCAGGTCTCCGTGTCACGCGTCAAGAAGTTGGCAGGGATTTCTTGATTTCAAAGGTGGGGATGGTCGGGCTGGCGGTCCCGAAGTGGACCTCGGCGGGCCGGTTCCACGCCAGGGCCTCGTGAGGTCGGATGGTGTTGTACTCGACCCGGTACTCCTCGGCGTGCTTGGCGAGCATGACGGCGTCGTCGATCTCGTCGATGTAGAGCCGCTCGTACTTCAAGGTCCCGAACCCGCGTTCGCGAGACCCGTTCTGCCCTGGCGTCCGCACCCGCGTGCGGACATGGGCCAGTTCGGGGTGGTCGAGGATGAACTTCTCGAACCGGAACGACCGGAACGGGCCACCGTTGTCGGTCACGATCGTGACCACCGGCAACAGCTCGCCGGTCTCGACACCGACAGGGCAGTCCTCGACCAGCGGATGCCCGAACAGGGCCTCGTAGTCGGCCAACGCGAGCTCGATCGCATCGATGGCGTCGAACTGGTTCGCCGTCGGTGACACGTGGAACGGGTACTCATACTTCGACCAGTAATCCCGACACCCCGCCAGCCGCCAGGTCCCGCCCGTGGTGGTCTCGAACTCGCTGAAGTCGAGCTGCCAGACCTGGTTCGGCCCCGTCGGGTCGTTCGCGAACGCAGCCTTCCGACGCTCAGCCAGCCTGCGGCGTTCCCGCTGATACTGCGCCTGCAGGATCAGCCCTTCCTCGCGCAGTGTCCGCAGCACGGTGGCCTCGGACACGACGTGGCCCTCATGGCGGACCATCGCCCAGATCTTCCGGTGTCCCCACGCCGTGTGCTTCGTGGCGTACTTCAGGATCACCTCCCGCGCCGCGTCCCTGGCCGGAGCCGGCCACGGGCCCTTCACCGGCGCATCCACTCGGGCGCGGGCCTGCCAGCGACGCCAGGTCCGCTCGGGCATGTCGATGATCCTGCAGAACCTCGCGGTCGACATGCCCGCCTCGATGCGGATCACCTCGAGGTCCTCGAAGGGCCCAACCTGCCCTCCGCGGACTTCTTCCACACCCTCAGCTCGACCGCCGCCTCCCCCAGGGCCTGGGTCAGATCCGCGACCTCGGCCTCGAACTGCTGCTCTCTGGTCGAGAGCCCGGACCGGCCGGCCGTCAATGCGGTCTTCCCGGCCTCGAGGAACTCGGCCTTCCACCGCCCGATCGACTGTTCCGACACTTTCTCCTTGCGTGCGGCCTCGGCGATCGTCATCTCGCCGGCCAGCACGCTCATCACGATCCGAATCTTCTGCTCGGCCGGGATCACAGGGGTCTACCCAAAGTTCAGATTCTCCTTCAGGACTGACACGACGGTCCTGCCAGGAATCTTGACGCGCGACATCCGCTCGGAGACTCCAAATGCTCGCCGTTGGCTGCGCCGTGGCTGCAGCTTGGATGAGGTCCGCGCACAGCTGAGCTTCTTCGCGGCTGAGTCCGGCGGACCGGATTCCGGTCGGCAGTCGCGGTGCCTCAAGGTGCCCGTCTGAGGTCACACGCATCACGGTGCGATCAGCACCGCTCGCTTCCCCCACCATTACGGATACGGCACCGCTCCGGCGCCGCGATCCAACGATCTCCTCCACTTGGTCCATCTCGTCTTGTGGATCGCCGACGAACACGACTGCTCGGAAGCGGTCAGGGGCATCGGTCTCGGGTTCATCCCGGAGCTCGGCCGCAATATGTGCCAGCTTCTCTTCGGATGCGTCGGCGTTGTGATGGCGGTGGCGGG from Nocardioides sambongensis includes:
- a CDS encoding integrase core domain-containing protein, which codes for MIRIEAGMSTARFCRIIDMPERTWRRWQARARVDAPVKGPWPAPARDAAREVILKYATKHTAWGHRKIWAMVRHEGHVVSEATVLRTLREEGLILQAQYQRERRRLAERRKAAFANDPTGPNQVWQLDFSEFETTTGGTWRLAGCRDYWSKYEYPFHVSPTANQFDAIDAIELALADYEALFGHPLVEDCPVGVETGELLPVVTIVTDNGGPFRSFRFEKFILDHPELAHVRTRVRTPGQNGSRERGFGTLKYERLYIDEIDDAVMLAKHAEEYRVEYNTIRPHEALAWNRPAEVHFGTASPTIPTFEIKKSLPTS
- a CDS encoding transposase; protein product: MIPAEQKIRIVMSVLAGEMTIAEAARKEKVSEQSIGRWKAEFLEAGKTALTAGRSGLSTREQQFEAEVADLTQALGEAAVELRVWKKSAEGRLGPSRTSR